One genomic segment of Ricinus communis isolate WT05 ecotype wild-type chromosome 3, ASM1957865v1, whole genome shotgun sequence includes these proteins:
- the LOC8282504 gene encoding replication termination factor 2 has product MKQKLQQIFLQLPNSKLQTLTLDSTQILTLHDLKLSLFPNNHQNLSSFFFTLNGKPLLDSTPIPNPQITSLSTLVLHSRLPGGGGDGGATGAESRDCYLNMYAEKKPDKVDPNEQRLSKWLNCALSNEPLMQPCVIDKLGNVFNKEALVEALIGKKLPKEFGYIKGLKDMINIKLEPIPGEKEELYGAKFHCPISGLEFNGKYKFYALKNCGHVLSAKALKEVKSSACLVCYKEFEEFDKIVINGSDEEVADLRERLEEERLKVKDKKSKKVKKGEVGVNGGDDCVDLDTSRLIGKKHGISDDKGVEKVVSKVVGSGKVEKVKGVGNGGAVKKFKAADMAPANATKEVYASIFTSSKKSDFKETYMCRSLPLGRN; this is encoded by the coding sequence ATGAAACAGAAGCTCCAGCAGATCTTCCTTCAATTACCGAATTCTAAACTACAAACCCTAACCCTAGATTCCACCCAAATTCTAACCCTCCACGATCTCAAGCTTTCTCTTTTTCCCAACAACCATCAAAATTTGTCATCTTTCTTCTTCACACTCAATGGAAAACCCCTCCTCGATTCAACACCTATTCCAAATCCCCAAATTACCTCTCTTTCCACCCTAGTGTTACACTCCCGTCTCCCCGGTGGCGGTGGGGATGGCGGCGCTACAGGGGCTGAGTCACGCGATTGCTATCTCAATATGTATGCAGAGAAAAAGCCCGATAAAGTTGACCCAAATGAGCAAAGACTCTCTAAATGGCTCAATTGTGCTCTCTCTAATGAGCCCTTGATGCAGCCTTGTGTAATCGATAAGCTTGGTAATGTATTTAACAAGGAAGCACTGGTAGAGGCTTTGATTGGTAAAAAATTGCCCAAGGAATTTGGTTATATAAAGGGTTTAAAGGATATGATCAATATTAAGTTAGAGCCAATTCCTGGTGAGAAGGAGGAGCTGTATGGTGCTAAGTTTCATTGCCCAATATCGGGATTAGAGTTCAATGGGAAGTATAAGTTTTATGCTTTGAAGAATTGTGGTCATGTTTTGAGTGCTAAGGCATTGAAGGAAGTGAAATCATCAGCGTGTCTGGTTTGTTACAAGGAATTTGAGGAATTTGATAAGATTGTGATAAATGGAAGCGATGAGGAGGTGGCAGATTTGAGGGAGAGGCTGGAAGAGGAGAGACTAAAAGTCAAGGATAAGAAGTCAAAGAAGGTGAAGAAGGGGGAAGTGGGTGTTAATGGAGGAGATGATTGTGTGGATTTGGATACGTCGCGGTTGATAGGTAAAAAACATGGTATTAGTGATGATAAGGGTGTTGAGAAGGTTGTCAGTAAAGTTGTAGGGAGTGGAAAGGTTGAAAAGGTGAAAGGGGTGGGTAATGGTGGTGCAGTGAAGAAATTTAAGGCAGCTGATATGGCACCTGCTAATGCTACTAAAGAGGTGTACGCATCCATTTTTACTTCTTCAAAGAAGTCAGATTTCAAGGAGACATATATGTGTAGGTCACTCCCACTTGGAAGGAACTGA
- the LOC8262867 gene encoding trafficking protein particle complex subunit 5: MIGVGKIKQYSNVLDKPLSKGKQEVSLSAFAFLFSELVQYNQTQVDNIAELERRLEDAGYAVGARVLELLCHREKGNRRETRLLGILSFVHTTVWKVLFGKVADSLEKGTEHEDEYMISEKELLVNRFISIPKDMGTFNCGAFVAGIVRGVLDSAGFPAVVTAHFVPMEGQQRPRTTILIKFAEEVLRREARLG, encoded by the exons ATGATCGGAGTCGGCAAGATCAAGCAATACTCTAATGTCCTCGATAAACCACTCAGTAAGGGCAAGCAAGAG gtCAGTTTGAGTGCATTTGCATTTCTGTTTTCCGAGCTCGTGCAGTACAACCAGACACAAGTTGATAACATTGCTGAATTAGAAAGAAG GCTGGAGGATGCAGGTTATGCAGTTGGTGCTCGAGTTCTTGAACTTCTTTGCCATAGGGAGAAG GGAAATAGAAGGGAAACTCGATTGTTGGgtattttgtcttttgtaCACACCACAGTATGGAAGGTCTTATTTGGAAAA GTAGCTGACTCCCTTGAGAAAGGCACAGAACATGAGGATGAATACATGATCAGCGAGAAAGAGCTTCTGGTAAACAG ATTCATTTCTATTCCAAAGGACATGGGGACTTTTAATTGCGGAGCATTTGTTGCTGGAATAGTGAGG GGTGTCTTGGATAGTGCAGGTTTTCCAGCAGTTGTAACAGCTCATTTTGTACCAATGGAGGGTCAGCAACGACCTCGGACAAccatattgataaaatttgcTGAAGAG GTACTAAGAAGAGAAGCAAGGCTAGGCTAA